One Pyrus communis chromosome 4, drPyrComm1.1, whole genome shotgun sequence genomic region harbors:
- the LOC137731977 gene encoding myosin-binding protein 2-like, which produces MAANKFATMLHRNTNKITLVLIYALLEWILIILLLLNSLFSYLILKFSDYFGLKRPCLWCSRLDHIFHPRNTNNSYRDLVCESHANEISQLGYCSNHQKLAELQDMCEDCSSKPDCEEWSKKFAFFPWMKQIGMIRDGDEKVNENGDEKLNCSCCGLSLNKFYPSCIVIKPSWEVLDYAQKQNLSLETGDDHHTEEGDRSDRSGSDFEIGNKEGVEEKKGENRGFEAEDHSAACSVCDYGCKEEIAANGDEEVERVIEEEQGPTKDIVSPKIRPQDLEFYIDQDDSGLVLVDLIDSPTTIGNQSNQKYNKVEEDQGNSSGWEDVILDFDIGFERQEAKPVVESWRGPEKSEALLSFDESKEEESWVSGLDSKGSDETEGAKEENEQVGAIANGEIVSDVHQEFEDDVLSGDDEIDAEVSIGTEIPDQELTDEVQSAQGLLHSDLSHNDEIDAEVSIGTEIPDQEENDEVQSAQELLYSYACEQEDPSTSSANLHDCDHHGSEQAEEELLEFKTLSVETSEKEKDDHFSLEVDHVLDTPTSIDSLHQFHKGMLLFERRELVTEDSLDGSVMSDTEGGDGVVTVEKLKTALRVERKALNELYAELEEERSASAVAASQTMAMINRLQEEKAAMQMEALQYQRMMEEQSEYDQEAMQLLNELMVKREKEKQELEKELEICRKKLQDYEVKEKMMILRRMKDGSTKSRTSSGACSNGEDSDGLSNVLNNESKGEDCLYGHEESSNQNTPVDAVLYLEESLASFEEEKLSILDQLNELEEKLLTLNDEEEEVYDGDIKPSEHLFLENGNGYHESSDVSSEINGNGIANDHSKEMNGNHQHQDRKIVKGFKAKRLLPLFDAIETKTEDGELNGNTEGYDSFTSQDSESKKLAIEEEVDHVYERLQALEADREFLKHCISSLRKGDKGLLLLQEILEHLRDLRSVELRLRTTGDSDL; this is translated from the exons ATGGCTGCCAACAAATTCGCAACCATGCTGCACAGAAACACCAACAAGATCACTCTCGTTCTAATCTATGCACTCCTCGAATGGATTCTGATCATCCTCCTCCTTCTGAATTCCCTATTTTCTTATCTGATCCTAAAGTTTTCCGATTACTTTGGCCTCAAAAGACCCTGCCTCTGGTGTTCCAGGCTCGATCATATCTTCCACcccagaaacaccaacaattcTTACAGAGATCTTGTCTGCGAATCTCATGCCAACGAAATATCCCAACTGGGTTATTGCTCAAATCACCAGAAACTAGCAGAATTGCAAGATATGTGCGAGGACTGCTCGTCGAAGCCGGATTGCGAAGAATGGTCAAAGAAGTTTGCTTTTTTTCCATGGATGAAGCAAATTGGGATGATTCGAGACGGCGACGAAAAAGTCAATGAAAATGGAGACGAGAAGTTGAACTGTTCTTGCTGCGGATTGAGCTTGAACAAGTTTTACCCTTCTTGTATTGTGATTAAACCCTCTTGGGAGGTTTTGGATTATGCCCAGAAACAGAATTTGAGTTTGGAAACAGGGGATGATCATCATACGGAAGAAGGTGATCGGTCGGATCGAAGCGGATCGGATTTCGAGATCGGAAACAAAGAGGGAGTTGAAGAAAAGAAGGGAGAAAATAGGGGTTTTGAAGCAGAGGATCATTCTGCTGCTTGTTCTGTATGTGACTATGGCTGCAAGGAGGAGATTGCAGccaatggagatgaagaagTGGAGAGAGTCATAGAAGAAGAACAAGGGCCCACGAAAGATATTGTATCTCCAAAAATTCGACCTCAGGATTTGGAGTTCTACATTGATCAGGACGATAGTGGGTTGGTTCTGGTTGATTTGATTGATTCTCCAACCACCATTGGAAACCAGAGTAACCAGAAGTATAATAAGGTGGAAGAAGACCAAGGAAATAGTAGTGGTTGGGAAGATGTTATACTGGATTTCGACATTGGCTTCGAGAGACAAGAAGCGAAACCGGTTGTGGAGAGTTGGCGCGGTCCAGAAAAGTCTGAGGCATTGCTTTCGTTCGATGAGAGTAAGGAGGAGGAAAGTTGGGTTTCGGGTCTTGATTCGAAGGGTTCGGACGAAACTGAGGGCGCAAAGGAGGAAAATGAACAAGTTGGAGCTATAGCAAATGGTGAAATTGTTTCAGATGTTCATCAGG AATTTGAGGACGATGTCCTTTCGGGCGACGACGAGATTGATGCAGAGGTCTCAATTGGGACAGAGATTCCTGATCAGGAACTGACTGACGAAGTTCAATCAGCTCAAGGACTTCTGCATTCGGATCTTTCGCACAACGATGAGATTGATGCAGAGGTCTCAATAGGAACAGAGATTCCTGATCAGGAAGAGAATGATGAAGTTCAATCAGCTCAAGAACTTTTGTATTCGTATGCGTGTGAGCAGGAAGACCCTTCTACAAGTTCTGCCAATCTACATGATTGTGATCATCATG GTTCTGAGCAAGCAGAGGAAGAATTACTTGAATTCAAAACCTTGTCGGTTGAAACGagtgagaaagaaaaagatgatCATTTCTCACTTGAGGTAGATCATGTTCTTGACACACCTACTTCAATAGACAGTCTCCATCAGTTTCATAAGGGAATGCTACTATTCGAGAGACGAGAACTGGTAACAGAAGACTCATTGGATGGAAGTGTCATGAGTGACACTGAAGGCGGTGATGGAGTCGTGACAGTTGAGAAATTGAAGACAGCGCTGAGAGTTGAACGGAAGGCTTTGAACGAATTATATGCAGAACTTGAGGAAGAGAGGAGCGCTTCTGCGGTGGCAGCCAGCCAGACAATGGCGATGATAAATAGGCTACAAGAAGAAAAAGCAGCAATGCAGATGGAAGCTTTGCAGTACCAGAGAATGATGGAAGAGCAGTCTGAGTACGACCAGGAAGCGATGCAGCTCTTGAATGAGCTTATGGTGAAGCGGGAAAAGGAAAAGCAAGAGCTCGAAAAGGAGCTGGAAATATGTCGAAAGAAACTGCAGGATTATGAGGTCAAAGAGAAAATGATGATTTTGAGGAGAATGAAAGATGGAAGCACGAAAAGTAGGACTTCATCCGGTGCTTGTAGCAATGGTGAGGATAGCGATGGACTCTCTAATGTTTTGAATAACGAATCGAAGGGAGAAGATTGCTTATATGGCCATGAGGAAAGTAGCAACCAAAACACCCCGGTGGATGCAGTGCTATATCTAGAGGAATCTTTGGCTAGCTTTGAGGAAGAGAAGTTGTCCATTCTAGACCAGCTCAATGAATTGGAAGAGAAGCTTTTGACCTTgaacgacgaagaggaagaagtATATGACGGGGATATAAAACCAAGTGAGCATTTATTTTTGGAGAATGGAAATGGTTACCATGAAAGTTCGGATGTTAGTAGTGAAATAAATGGCAATGGCATTGCAAATGACCATTCCAAAGAAATGAATGGAAATCACCAGCATCAAGATAGAAAAATTGTCAAGGGCTTCAAGGCAAAGAGGCTTCTTCCGTTATTTGATGCCATCGAAACAAAAACAGAAGACGGGGAATTGAATGGAAACACAGAAGGGTATGATTCTTTTACGTCGCAAGACTCTGAGAGCAAGAAACTTGCTATTGAAGAGGAGGTTGATCATGTGTACGAGAGACTACAAGCACTTGAAGCAGATAGGGAGTTCCTAAAGCACTGCATTTCCTCCTTGAGGAAAGGAGATAAGGGATTACTTCTCCTCCAAGAAATTTTGGAACATCTTCGCGACCTGCGAAGTGTAGAACTCCGTCTGAGGACCACAGGGGACAGCGATCTATAA